The following proteins are encoded in a genomic region of Sorangiineae bacterium MSr12523:
- a CDS encoding YdcF family protein: MKSKQRWILSSLALLSAVVLLIAVRVDRFGQEEHAEPTDAIVVLGARVRPDHSPCPAARARVEKAVELYRRNIAPVVYFSGGVGDNAPSEAEAMRDYAIGLGLPANAARLEAESHSTEQNAQRTTLLLRAAGERRAVVVSDPYHLLRARQYFRLQGFEVATSPALVSERNSDPLTRAHWTLRESAALLLHPRVLFASAP, encoded by the coding sequence GTGAAATCAAAACAGCGCTGGATTCTCTCAAGTCTCGCGCTGCTCTCGGCCGTTGTCCTGCTCATCGCGGTACGAGTCGACCGCTTTGGGCAGGAGGAGCACGCGGAGCCGACCGATGCCATCGTCGTTCTCGGGGCGCGAGTCCGGCCCGACCACTCGCCGTGTCCGGCGGCGCGTGCGCGTGTCGAGAAGGCGGTCGAACTCTACCGACGCAACATCGCACCCGTGGTCTATTTCTCCGGGGGCGTCGGCGACAACGCGCCGAGCGAAGCTGAGGCGATGCGCGACTACGCTATCGGCCTCGGGCTCCCCGCGAACGCTGCTCGCCTCGAGGCGGAGAGTCACTCGACGGAGCAGAACGCGCAGCGCACGACCCTACTCCTCCGAGCAGCGGGCGAGAGGCGCGCGGTCGTCGTATCCGACCCGTACCACCTCTTGCGAGCGCGGCAGTACTTTCGCCTCCAGGGGTTTGAGGTGGCCACGAGTCCAGCTCTCGTCTCCGAGCGCAACTCGGATCCCCTGACCCGTGCGCATTGGACGCTGCGCGAAAGCGCGGCGCTTCTTCTTCACCCGAGGGTGCTGTTCGCCTCGGCGCCATGA
- a CDS encoding FAD:protein FMN transferase: MIPVRSLSVAGLLGIALLGAELLGCHDRANSPAPPPRATEAVTDRAPSPEESAAPAFAPEKVTGEGRAMGTHLAYAAYTTQKVDADATRRAFDAATKEIQRLESLMTTWRPDSDLSRVNAAAGQKSESAVQVDPETFAVVKEAVHTSEISEGTFDITFESLHGLWKFDEDLDPHPPTDAQIKAKLPLVNYRHVHLDDRARTIALDTKGVRISLGGIAKGYAVDRAAKVLEDAGLTSFYVQAGGDLYARGLKPDGSEWSAGVRDPRGPSGSYFALLPLSDHAFSTAGDYERAYLIGNKRYHHIIDPRTGRPATACRSVTIWAKTAFLADSIDDAVFILGPEKGMKLVESLDGVGAVIIDAKNNLWISKRLEGKLKITKPPTDGP, encoded by the coding sequence ATGATTCCTGTGCGGAGCCTATCCGTTGCTGGCCTGTTGGGCATCGCTCTTTTGGGCGCGGAGCTCTTGGGCTGCCACGATCGCGCCAACTCGCCCGCCCCGCCGCCGCGCGCCACGGAGGCCGTTACCGACCGTGCCCCGTCGCCGGAAGAGAGTGCCGCACCTGCGTTCGCTCCAGAAAAGGTGACCGGCGAAGGCCGCGCGATGGGCACGCACCTGGCCTACGCCGCCTACACGACGCAGAAGGTCGATGCGGACGCCACACGACGCGCCTTCGACGCGGCGACGAAGGAGATCCAGCGGCTCGAGTCCCTCATGACGACGTGGCGACCCGACAGCGATCTCTCCCGCGTGAACGCCGCCGCCGGACAGAAGAGTGAGAGCGCGGTCCAAGTCGATCCGGAGACGTTCGCGGTCGTCAAAGAGGCCGTGCACACGAGCGAGATTTCGGAGGGCACGTTCGACATCACGTTCGAGAGCCTGCACGGGCTGTGGAAATTCGACGAGGACCTCGATCCGCACCCGCCCACGGACGCACAGATCAAGGCGAAGCTGCCGCTGGTCAATTACCGACACGTTCACCTCGACGACCGCGCGCGGACGATTGCGCTGGACACGAAGGGCGTGCGTATAAGCCTCGGCGGCATCGCCAAAGGGTATGCGGTCGACCGTGCTGCCAAGGTGCTCGAGGACGCGGGGCTGACATCGTTCTATGTACAAGCCGGGGGCGATCTCTATGCCCGCGGCCTGAAGCCCGATGGAAGCGAATGGTCCGCGGGCGTGCGCGATCCGCGCGGGCCGTCGGGTTCGTATTTTGCGCTATTGCCGCTGAGCGACCATGCCTTCAGCACCGCCGGCGACTACGAGCGCGCGTACCTGATTGGGAACAAGCGTTATCACCACATCATCGATCCGCGGACGGGCCGCCCGGCCACGGCGTGCCGCAGTGTCACGATTTGGGCGAAGACGGCGTTCTTGGCCGATTCGATCGACGATGCGGTGTTCATTTTGGGACCCGAGAAGGGCATGAAGCTCGTCGAGTCCCTCGATGGGGTGGGCGCCGTCATCATCGACGCCAAGAACAATTTGTGGATCTCGAAGCGCCTCGAGGGAAAGCTGAAGATCACGAAGCCGCCGACGGATGGCCCGTAG
- a CDS encoding VWA domain-containing protein — MPDARAVTRILDELLWSLRRAGFVISTAQAIDCVRAANAVGLSSAETLRDALAAVIVDRATERARFERTFDTFFRGAHGGPRGDIWQRLAAAGFAQNELDELRTQLEALAASSGGENPLRSLLDGGAELDRLLQLTSVKRSLDALHNPLQAGFFAYRVEQSLGVPRARSALGALRARLRDAFGERGDLLADALKAELDRAAEEVRTHVRNVVAQRAEQEQRPAATLSGTPFVRLSPEEIDEVRRAVRRFADRLRGGERLKRRHARRGRIDPHRTLRRALKTGGVPFEPVRKKRRRDKPRLVLLCDVSDSVRAAACFMLEFVATAHDLFERTRSFVFVSDLAETTELFQRESIDVALARAYSGQVVAVTSNSNYGRALRAFEARYLHDVDRRTTVVILGDGRTNFHEAAPEVLGRIRQRARALVWLSPEPRGAWSMGDSAMGRYEPECTQVLEVRSARELEEAARLLVRLR; from the coding sequence ATGCCCGACGCCCGCGCGGTCACGCGCATCCTGGACGAGCTTCTTTGGTCGCTCCGCCGTGCCGGCTTCGTCATCTCCACGGCGCAGGCCATCGACTGCGTGCGCGCGGCCAACGCCGTCGGGCTCTCCTCCGCCGAAACCCTGCGCGATGCCTTGGCCGCCGTCATCGTGGACCGCGCGACGGAGCGCGCCCGCTTCGAGCGCACGTTCGACACCTTTTTCCGAGGCGCCCACGGAGGGCCTCGCGGCGATATTTGGCAGCGCCTCGCCGCCGCCGGGTTCGCCCAGAACGAATTGGACGAGTTGCGCACGCAGCTCGAGGCGCTTGCGGCATCCAGCGGCGGCGAGAACCCTTTGCGTTCGCTGCTCGATGGCGGGGCCGAGCTCGATCGCCTGCTGCAATTGACCAGCGTGAAGCGCTCGCTGGACGCGCTGCACAACCCTCTCCAAGCCGGCTTTTTCGCTTACCGCGTGGAGCAGAGCCTCGGTGTTCCGCGTGCCCGCAGCGCCCTCGGTGCTCTCCGCGCCCGGCTGCGCGATGCCTTCGGCGAGCGCGGCGATCTCCTTGCCGATGCGCTGAAGGCGGAGCTGGATCGCGCGGCCGAGGAGGTGCGGACCCACGTGCGCAACGTGGTCGCGCAGCGCGCGGAGCAAGAGCAAAGGCCCGCAGCGACGCTCTCCGGCACGCCCTTCGTGCGCCTCTCGCCGGAGGAAATCGACGAGGTTCGCCGCGCGGTCCGGCGCTTCGCCGATCGACTTCGCGGCGGTGAGCGACTGAAACGGCGGCATGCGCGGCGCGGGCGCATCGATCCGCACCGCACCTTGCGCCGGGCCCTCAAAACGGGCGGCGTGCCGTTCGAACCGGTGCGCAAGAAGCGGCGGCGCGACAAGCCGCGGCTGGTCCTCCTCTGCGACGTGAGCGACTCGGTGCGTGCGGCTGCCTGCTTCATGCTCGAGTTCGTGGCCACCGCACACGATCTCTTCGAGCGCACGCGCAGCTTCGTCTTCGTGAGCGATCTGGCCGAGACCACCGAGCTCTTTCAGCGGGAGTCCATCGATGTGGCCCTGGCGCGCGCATACAGCGGGCAGGTGGTCGCGGTCACCTCGAACTCGAACTACGGCCGCGCGCTGCGCGCTTTCGAGGCGCGCTACCTCCACGACGTGGATCGGCGCACGACGGTGGTGATCCTCGGCGACGGCCGCACCAATTTTCACGAGGCCGCCCCCGAGGTGCTCGGCCGCATCCGCCAGCGCGCACGTGCTCTCGTGTGGCTCTCGCCCGAGCCGCGCGGTGCATGGTCGATGGGTGATAGCGCCATGGGCCGCTACGAGCCCGAGTGCACGCAGGTGCTCGAGGTGCGCTCCGCGCGCGAACTCGAAGAGGCGGCGCGCCTGCTCGTCCGCCTTCGGTGA
- a CDS encoding redoxin family protein, with amino-acid sequence MVHRFRVVLAALALGWTLAHGGDVQAQSGARKGWLGIGMDAPRDAAGVRVTKVMSGSPAQKAGVHDGDLLVRIDGTKVGSPEEVQRVVGGHATGDVLRVTVLRDGVESTLNVSLAPRPSRDEQNRLEFVGRPAPAWTKVDAVKGVHKDLSSLRGRVVLLDFWATWCGACRAMTPTLSAWQARYGAQGLSVIGMTTDGRDEAAAFAEKANMKFGIAVDESAATHRAYSISALPTLFVIDKRGVVRDVVIGYDPSHEAQIDALVRTLLAES; translated from the coding sequence ATGGTGCATCGTTTTCGCGTCGTGCTGGCGGCGCTGGCTCTCGGGTGGACCCTGGCGCACGGCGGCGACGTTCAAGCGCAGTCAGGTGCCCGCAAAGGATGGCTCGGCATCGGCATGGACGCGCCGCGCGATGCGGCGGGCGTGCGCGTGACCAAGGTCATGAGCGGCTCCCCGGCCCAAAAAGCGGGGGTGCACGACGGCGACCTCTTGGTTCGCATCGATGGCACGAAGGTGGGTTCGCCGGAAGAGGTGCAGCGCGTGGTGGGCGGTCATGCCACGGGCGATGTGCTCCGCGTGACGGTGCTTCGCGACGGTGTCGAATCGACGCTCAACGTCTCCCTCGCGCCGCGCCCATCGCGCGACGAGCAGAATCGCCTGGAGTTCGTGGGTCGCCCCGCACCGGCGTGGACGAAGGTAGACGCCGTCAAAGGCGTGCACAAGGATCTGAGCTCGCTCCGCGGGCGCGTGGTGCTGCTCGATTTTTGGGCCACGTGGTGCGGGGCATGCCGCGCCATGACCCCGACGCTCTCCGCCTGGCAGGCGCGCTACGGGGCGCAAGGCTTGAGCGTCATCGGTATGACGACCGATGGCCGCGATGAAGCCGCCGCCTTTGCCGAGAAGGCCAACATGAAGTTCGGCATTGCCGTCGACGAGAGCGCGGCCACGCACCGCGCGTACAGCATTTCGGCGCTGCCGACTCTGTTCGTCATCGACAAGCGCGGCGTCGTGCGCGACGTGGTCATCGGCTACGATCCCTCGCACGAAGCGCAGATCGACGCGCTGGTGCGTACGCTGCTCGCCGAATCCTGA